From the genome of Geobacter sp. SVR, one region includes:
- a CDS encoding glycyl-radical enzyme activating protein yields the protein MTDRGIVFNIQKYSISDGPGIRTTLFLKGCPARCWWCHNPESKSPLPEMTQVEGRCLACNECALACPQGIAGCGADAACLLCNECAEACPSGARRLAGREMTVAEVLAALLQDRIFYEESGGGVTFSGGEPLFQFGFLKALLVGCRERGVRTAVDTGGFAPRERLLEMAPLADLILYDLKLMDAERHRTAVGLDNQGVLENLAALATVHDNIWLRIPIIPGVNDDRANLEASARLAASLRDIRQVNLLPFHRTWHGKVRQLGRTVADDTIAPPSHERMEELASIFRHKGLITIIGG from the coding sequence ATGACGGATCGGGGCATCGTCTTCAACATCCAGAAATATTCAATTTCCGATGGACCGGGTATCCGTACCACCCTCTTTCTGAAAGGATGTCCGGCCAGGTGCTGGTGGTGCCATAATCCGGAAAGCAAGTCCCCGCTGCCGGAGATGACCCAGGTGGAGGGACGCTGCCTCGCCTGCAATGAATGCGCCTTGGCTTGTCCGCAAGGGATCGCAGGATGCGGCGCGGATGCAGCCTGCCTGCTCTGCAACGAGTGCGCCGAGGCCTGCCCTTCCGGCGCGCGCCGTCTGGCCGGGAGGGAGATGACGGTGGCCGAGGTGCTGGCGGCGCTCTTGCAGGACCGGATCTTCTACGAGGAGTCGGGGGGAGGCGTTACCTTTTCGGGGGGAGAGCCCTTGTTCCAGTTCGGGTTCCTGAAGGCGCTCCTCGTGGGGTGCCGGGAGCGGGGCGTACGGACCGCAGTGGATACCGGCGGTTTTGCCCCCCGGGAACGGCTGCTGGAGATGGCACCGCTCGCCGATCTGATCCTCTACGATCTGAAGCTGATGGATGCCGAACGGCACCGGACCGCAGTGGGGCTGGACAATCAGGGGGTGCTGGAGAACCTGGCAGCGCTCGCCACGGTCCACGACAATATCTGGCTCCGCATCCCGATCATTCCCGGCGTCAACGACGATCGCGCCAATCTGGAGGCTAGCGCCCGCCTGGCGGCAAGCCTGCGGGACATACGTCAGGTGAACCTGCTCCCCTTTCACCGGACCTGGCACGGCAAGGTGCGCCAGTTGGGCAGGACGGTCGCAGATGACACCATTGCACCCCCCTCGCACGAGCGGATGGAGGAGTTGGCATCCATTTTCCGCCACAAGGGCCTGATCACCATCATAGGAGGATAG
- a CDS encoding hypoxanthine-guanine phosphoribosyltransferase, producing the protein MTVEEANNVLREADLLIGEAEVAAAIGRMAEELTQRLADANPVVFCVMNGGLIFAGQLLTRLVFPLEAAYLHATRYGHETSGGHLNWIVRPQAELRGRTVLLLDDILDEGVTLAAIADYCRAQGAAEVLMAVLVDKRHERKVSPGFRADVTGIETEDRFLFGYGLDYKGYWRNAPGIYAVKGV; encoded by the coding sequence ATGACGGTTGAAGAAGCGAATAACGTGCTGCGGGAGGCCGATCTACTGATCGGCGAGGCGGAGGTGGCGGCGGCCATCGGACGCATGGCAGAGGAGCTGACGCAGCGGCTGGCAGATGCCAATCCGGTGGTGTTCTGCGTCATGAACGGCGGGCTGATCTTTGCCGGACAGCTTTTGACCCGCCTGGTGTTTCCCCTGGAGGCGGCCTACCTGCATGCCACCCGTTACGGCCATGAAACCAGCGGCGGCCATTTGAACTGGATCGTCCGACCGCAGGCGGAGCTGCGAGGCAGGACTGTGCTGCTTTTGGATGATATTCTCGACGAGGGGGTTACCTTGGCGGCCATTGCCGACTACTGCCGCGCTCAGGGAGCAGCGGAGGTGTTGATGGCCGTGCTGGTGGACAAACGGCACGAGCGCAAGGTCTCCCCCGGCTTCCGGGCTGATGTTACCGGTATCGAAACCGAGGACCGTTTCCTGTTCGGTTACGGCCTCGACTACAAGGGCTACTGGCGCA
- the hypD gene encoding trans-4-hydroxy-L-proline dehydratase, with protein sequence MTERTQELRRKSLEARPAVSAERALLLTEFYRDNEGKYSVPVMRALSFLHICRHKTVWLGEGELIVGERGPQPKAVPTYPELTCHSLEDLRILDSRPLTSYDVPAECIAAYEETVIPFWRGRSLRDRMFGELAPEWHEAYAAGIFTEFMEQRAPGHTVLDEKPFRRGLRDFKDDIAGEIARLDFVHDSAAWEKREQLKAMAISCDAAILFAERHADRAEELAAREGDPQRKRELERIAAVCRRVPAHAPRDFHEALQAYWFCHLAIITELNGWDAMSPGHLDQHLLPFYNQGLADGSLSRESARELLECFFVKFNNHPAPPKVGVTAAESGTYTDFANINLGGLLPDGSDGSNEVSHLLLEVIDEMHLLQPSSNIQLSRKSPDAFLSHALRVIRNGYGFPSIFNADSVVEEQLRQGKSLADARAGGCSGCVEVGAFGKEAYILTGYFNLVKLLELALNNGIDPKSDRQLGPATGAAEDFATFDDLYAAFEAQLRHFIEIKMAGNQLIEQIYSRLMPAPFLSVLIDDCIATGRDYNAGGARYNNTFIQGVGIGSITDSLAAVKELVYDSGRVALPDLVASLNADFEGQELLRQRLLHKTRKFGNDDDFADDLMRRVFESFFRAVDGRPNSKGGQYRIEMLPTTCHVYFGSVTGATPDGRKAGAPLSEGISPVQGADRQGPTAVIKSAGKMDHIRTGGTLLNMKFAPSLLEGEQGIAKMAGLVRSYFRMDGHHVQFNVVRAETLRAAQADPGAYRDLIVRVAGYSDYFCDLSRELQEEIIMRTEHATL encoded by the coding sequence ATGACGGAAAGGACCCAGGAACTGCGCCGCAAAAGCCTGGAGGCCCGCCCGGCCGTTTCGGCCGAACGGGCGCTGTTGCTCACCGAATTCTACCGCGACAACGAGGGCAAATATTCGGTGCCGGTGATGCGCGCGCTCTCTTTCCTCCACATCTGCCGCCACAAGACCGTCTGGCTGGGGGAGGGGGAACTGATCGTGGGGGAGCGCGGTCCGCAGCCCAAGGCGGTTCCCACCTATCCCGAGCTGACCTGCCACAGTCTGGAGGACCTGCGCATCCTCGATTCCCGTCCCCTGACTAGCTATGACGTCCCAGCCGAGTGTATCGCTGCCTACGAGGAGACGGTGATACCCTTCTGGCGGGGGCGTTCCCTGCGGGACAGGATGTTCGGCGAGCTGGCGCCCGAATGGCACGAGGCCTACGCCGCCGGCATCTTCACCGAGTTCATGGAACAGCGGGCGCCGGGGCACACGGTTCTGGACGAGAAGCCCTTCCGGCGCGGCCTGCGGGATTTCAAGGACGACATCGCCGGTGAGATCGCGCGGCTCGATTTCGTGCACGACAGTGCTGCCTGGGAGAAGCGCGAACAGCTCAAGGCCATGGCGATCTCCTGCGACGCGGCCATACTCTTTGCCGAGCGGCATGCCGACCGGGCCGAAGAACTGGCAGCCCGGGAGGGCGATCCCCAGCGCAAGCGGGAGCTTGAGCGCATCGCCGCGGTCTGCCGGCGTGTACCGGCCCATGCGCCGCGCGATTTCCACGAGGCGCTTCAGGCCTACTGGTTCTGCCACCTGGCCATCATCACCGAACTGAACGGCTGGGATGCCATGAGCCCCGGCCACCTGGACCAGCATCTGCTGCCCTTCTACAACCAGGGCCTGGCCGACGGCTCCCTGTCGCGGGAATCGGCCCGAGAACTGCTGGAGTGCTTTTTCGTCAAGTTCAACAACCACCCGGCTCCCCCGAAAGTGGGGGTCACGGCGGCCGAGAGCGGCACCTACACCGATTTTGCCAACATCAACCTGGGAGGACTTCTGCCGGACGGCTCCGATGGTTCCAACGAGGTTTCCCATCTCCTGCTGGAGGTCATCGACGAGATGCACCTGCTCCAGCCGAGCAGCAACATCCAGCTCTCCCGCAAGTCTCCGGACGCCTTTCTCAGCCATGCCCTGCGGGTGATCAGGAACGGGTACGGCTTTCCTTCCATCTTCAATGCCGACAGCGTGGTGGAGGAACAGCTCCGCCAAGGCAAGAGCCTGGCAGATGCCCGGGCCGGCGGCTGCAGCGGCTGCGTGGAGGTGGGGGCCTTTGGCAAGGAAGCCTACATCCTGACCGGCTATTTCAACCTGGTGAAGTTGCTGGAGCTGGCGCTCAACAACGGTATCGATCCCAAAAGCGACCGGCAGTTGGGACCGGCCACCGGTGCTGCCGAGGATTTTGCCACCTTCGATGATCTCTACGCCGCTTTCGAGGCGCAGCTGCGGCATTTCATCGAGATCAAGATGGCCGGCAACCAGTTGATCGAACAGATCTACAGCCGCCTCATGCCGGCCCCGTTCCTGTCGGTGCTGATCGACGACTGCATCGCCACCGGCCGGGACTACAACGCCGGCGGGGCGCGCTACAACAATACCTTCATCCAGGGGGTGGGGATCGGCAGCATCACCGATTCCCTGGCAGCCGTCAAGGAACTGGTCTACGACTCGGGCCGTGTTGCGCTGCCGGACCTGGTGGCGTCCCTGAATGCCGATTTCGAAGGGCAGGAGCTGCTGCGCCAGCGGCTGCTCCACAAGACCCGCAAATTCGGCAATGACGACGACTTTGCCGACGACCTGATGCGACGGGTCTTCGAGAGCTTTTTCAGGGCCGTTGATGGCCGTCCCAACAGCAAAGGGGGGCAGTACCGGATCGAGATGCTCCCCACCACCTGCCATGTCTACTTCGGTTCGGTCACCGGCGCCACACCGGACGGCCGGAAGGCCGGTGCGCCGCTTTCTGAGGGAATTTCACCGGTCCAGGGGGCGGACCGCCAGGGACCGACCGCTGTCATCAAATCGGCCGGCAAGATGGACCACATCAGGACCGGCGGGACCCTGCTCAACATGAAGTTCGCCCCCTCCCTGCTGGAGGGGGAGCAGGGGATTGCCAAGATGGCCGGCCTGGTGCGCAGCTATTTCCGCATGGATGGACACCATGTCCAGTTCAACGTAGTACGGGCCGAAACGCTCCGCGCCGCCCAGGCCGATCCCGGCGCCTATCGGGACCTGATCGTGCGGGTGGCGGGCTATAGTGATTACTTCTGCGATCTGTCGCGGGAGCTGCAGGAGGAGATCATCATGCGCACCGAGCATGCTACCCTGTGA